In Halobaculum limi, one DNA window encodes the following:
- a CDS encoding AI-2E family transporter: MAEDTSEASAETGSRERRLTQAAESLGSIRIDRMRIALWVAALVAISALVYVGWRYVGTLAVAMFVYYVTRPVFRRIHTRIASRTLAVGVTLVVAALPLLAIVGWAVAILVNALNDQLNSDAFADVAAVTQPYLDIAGVVADVGATVEAAIADPTTLSDLELGPIVGDILGSLAAWLGVAFNVGIHAFIVLIVVFYLLKDDYRIARWARTSFVADDSVLDTYFRTVDTDLHNVYFGNILNALLTGVLAAVVYTLLNLVAPTTTVIPQAAFLGLLVGAASLVPVIGIKIVTWPVGGYLLVRAAWFDPQAVWFPILFLAVSFVVVDYIPDQLLRPYVSGRTLHVGSVMLAYTLGPLLFGWYGIFLAPLLFVLLFEFGRILFPWLLDPEANVVDSPAVGPTVDAVAVQADDAGTESTDDPDPPTDPAFGASNADIDTVEERLTDAGEESSS; encoded by the coding sequence ATGGCTGAAGACACATCTGAGGCGTCGGCAGAGACTGGATCGCGAGAGCGACGCCTGACCCAAGCGGCCGAGAGCCTCGGTTCGATCCGTATCGACCGAATGCGAATCGCGCTGTGGGTGGCCGCTCTCGTGGCCATCTCCGCTCTCGTGTACGTCGGGTGGCGGTACGTCGGAACGCTCGCAGTGGCGATGTTCGTCTACTACGTCACACGCCCCGTGTTCCGCCGGATCCACACACGGATCGCCTCACGGACGCTCGCGGTCGGCGTCACGCTCGTCGTCGCCGCTCTGCCGTTGCTCGCTATCGTCGGCTGGGCGGTCGCCATCCTCGTGAACGCCCTGAACGACCAACTCAACTCCGATGCGTTCGCCGACGTGGCAGCGGTCACACAACCGTATCTCGACATCGCCGGCGTCGTCGCGGACGTCGGGGCTACCGTCGAGGCTGCCATCGCCGACCCGACGACGCTCTCGGATCTCGAACTCGGCCCGATCGTCGGCGACATCCTCGGGTCGCTGGCCGCGTGGCTCGGCGTGGCGTTCAACGTCGGCATCCACGCGTTCATCGTGCTCATCGTCGTGTTCTACCTGCTCAAAGACGACTACCGCATCGCTCGCTGGGCCCGGACCTCCTTCGTCGCCGACGACAGCGTGCTCGACACGTACTTTCGGACCGTCGACACCGACCTCCACAACGTCTACTTCGGAAACATCCTCAACGCCCTGCTGACGGGAGTGCTCGCGGCGGTCGTCTACACGCTGCTCAACCTCGTCGCCCCGACGACGACCGTGATTCCACAGGCGGCGTTCCTCGGCCTCCTCGTCGGCGCGGCCAGCCTCGTTCCGGTCATCGGCATCAAGATCGTCACGTGGCCGGTCGGTGGCTACCTCCTCGTGCGTGCGGCGTGGTTCGACCCGCAGGCGGTCTGGTTCCCGATCCTGTTCCTCGCCGTCTCGTTCGTCGTCGTCGACTACATCCCCGACCAGTTGCTCCGCCCGTACGTCAGCGGCCGGACACTCCACGTCGGGAGCGTGATGCTCGCGTACACCCTCGGACCGCTCCTGTTCGGGTGGTACGGCATCTTCCTCGCGCCACTGTTGTTCGTCCTGCTATTCGAGTTCGGACGGATCCTCTTCCCGTGGCTCCTCGACCCTGAGGCCAACGTGGTGGACTCGCCTGCAGTCGGCCCGACGGTCGACGCTGTGGCGGTGCAGGCGGACGACGCAGGGACGGAGTCGACAGACGACCCGGACCCACCGACGGACCCAGCGTTCGGCGCGTCGAACGCGGACATCGACACCGTCGAGGAACGCCTCACCGACGCTGGTGAGGAGTCGTCGTCGTAG
- a CDS encoding ATP-binding protein — protein sequence MTDNDTDETRSSEQAFETLRGDFRALYDYIEEQATKNVAQVAYSTDGRTFDYEAPLSLPAPIGSYVRLQTTDNREYLGQVTTKAVVKRKGPELGFELGDEQRAFVPEGMSLAAVTNQLRVLTLEGSGVLLGRVTDDAIRGTTNTDTFRNATVDLAQPDVVNRYLGGSERTASLPVARALYVDGSAPVHLDAGGFNRHTFLCGQSGSGKTFSLGIVLEQLLLETDLRVVIIDPNSDFVRLNRLRPREEVNRFRSEPLSAAAYDRLAERYREATTGLRVFRPASVAAADEEPLRVRFGDLSQSEQATVLQLDPLDDRAEFNAFRQVVERLGDREYSWEDVREAIAHDYTAEARQLGLRIQNLDLADWDVWCSPGDPSLTDTLDGDDWRCLVVDIGTLGSPSEKSVVANAVLTHLWHDRTRRRPTLVVVDEAHNVCPADPTDDLVATSAATVDRIAAEGRKFGLYLLLSTQRPGKIHDNVLSQCSNLVLMRMNSQADLDHLSAAFSQVPASLLAEANKFDLGETVLAGRIVQNPTVAAFEGRLSEEGGSDVPTTWARRRA from the coding sequence ATGACAGATAACGATACAGACGAGACACGCTCGAGCGAACAAGCGTTCGAGACGCTACGTGGGGACTTCCGCGCCCTCTACGACTACATCGAAGAACAGGCCACGAAAAACGTCGCGCAGGTCGCCTACTCGACGGACGGGCGGACGTTCGACTACGAGGCTCCCTTGTCGCTTCCCGCACCCATTGGGTCGTACGTCCGCCTCCAGACGACGGACAACCGCGAGTACCTCGGGCAGGTCACCACGAAAGCCGTCGTCAAACGCAAGGGGCCGGAACTCGGCTTCGAACTGGGCGACGAGCAACGAGCGTTCGTCCCGGAGGGGATGAGCCTCGCCGCCGTCACCAACCAACTTCGCGTGTTGACACTGGAGGGGAGCGGCGTACTCTTGGGTCGGGTGACCGACGACGCCATTCGCGGGACGACGAACACCGACACGTTCCGAAACGCGACGGTTGACCTCGCACAACCGGACGTGGTGAACCGCTACCTCGGCGGGTCCGAGCGTACCGCAAGCCTGCCCGTCGCCCGAGCGCTGTACGTCGACGGGTCCGCGCCGGTCCACCTCGACGCGGGCGGGTTCAACCGCCACACGTTCCTCTGTGGCCAGTCCGGGTCGGGCAAGACGTTCTCGCTCGGAATCGTGTTAGAGCAGTTGCTCTTGGAAACCGACCTCCGCGTCGTCATCATCGACCCGAACTCCGACTTCGTCCGCCTGAACCGTCTGCGCCCACGCGAGGAGGTCAATCGCTTCCGGTCTGAACCGCTCTCTGCTGCGGCGTACGACCGACTCGCGGAGCGATACCGCGAGGCGACGACCGGCCTTCGGGTGTTCCGTCCTGCGTCGGTCGCCGCCGCCGACGAGGAGCCGTTGCGCGTCCGGTTTGGAGACCTCAGCCAGAGCGAACAGGCGACGGTGCTGCAACTGGACCCGTTGGACGACCGTGCGGAGTTCAACGCGTTCCGGCAGGTCGTCGAACGACTTGGCGACCGGGAGTACTCGTGGGAGGACGTTCGAGAGGCCATCGCGCACGACTACACGGCCGAGGCACGCCAGTTGGGGTTGCGCATCCAGAACCTCGACCTCGCTGACTGGGACGTGTGGTGCTCGCCGGGTGACCCGTCGCTCACCGACACCCTCGACGGCGACGACTGGCGCTGTCTCGTCGTCGATATCGGGACGCTCGGGTCGCCGTCGGAGAAGTCGGTCGTCGCGAACGCTGTGTTGACCCACCTCTGGCACGACCGCACGCGACGACGGCCGACGCTCGTCGTCGTCGACGAGGCTCACAACGTCTGCCCCGCCGACCCGACCGACGACTTGGTCGCCACGTCGGCCGCGACGGTCGACCGCATCGCAGCGGAGGGTCGCAAGTTCGGCCTGTATCTCCTCCTCTCGACGCAGCGACCCGGGAAGATACACGACAACGTCCTCTCGCAGTGCAGCAACCTCGTGTTGATGCGGATGAACTCGCAGGCAGACCTAGATCACCTGTCGGCGGCGTTCTCACAGGTGCCTGCGAGTCTGCTCGCAGAGGCGAACAAGTTCGACCTCGGGGAGACGGTACTCGCCGGACGAATCGTCCAGAACCCCACCGTCGCCGCCTTCGAAGGGCGACTGTCAGAGGAAGGCGGCAGCGACGTGCCGACCACGTGGGCGAGACGCCGTGCGTAG
- a CDS encoding DUF1269 domain-containing protein: MDQAEQMREELYDLQRRELITIEDAAVAVRKESGQVKVKQAHSLVGAGALGGAFWGLLIGVIFWMPWLGMAIGAVSGALGGKFTDIGIDDKFIDEVAETVGPGSSALFLLARDAQMDRIKEELSEYEFDIVETNLSPEDEDRLREAFAAEEVSG; the protein is encoded by the coding sequence ATGGACCAAGCCGAACAGATGCGCGAAGAGTTGTACGACCTCCAGCGACGCGAACTGATCACCATAGAGGACGCCGCCGTCGCCGTCCGCAAGGAGAGCGGGCAGGTGAAAGTGAAACAGGCCCACAGCCTCGTCGGTGCGGGTGCCCTCGGCGGCGCATTCTGGGGCCTGCTCATCGGCGTCATCTTCTGGATGCCGTGGCTCGGGATGGCCATCGGCGCGGTGTCGGGGGCGCTGGGCGGCAAGTTCACCGACATTGGCATCGACGACAAGTTCATCGACGAGGTGGCAGAGACGGTCGGACCTGGCTCCTCGGCGCTGTTCCTCCTCGCCCGCGACGCTCAGATGGACCGGATCAAAGAGGAACTGTCGGAGTACGAGTTCGACATCGTCGAGACCAACCTCTCGCCCGAAGACGAGGACCGCCTCCGTGAGGCGTTCGCCGCCGAGGAAGTCTCCGGGTAG
- a CDS encoding TIGR00341 family protein, whose amino-acid sequence MRLVQVLIPEGKRASVVETLDELGIDYALFDEVGRGDFEAMVQYPVPPSGVEPVMEALVDAGIREDSYTIVLPTETVVSQRLSALVERFPGLRISREELYARAQDLAPANSTFFAFLILSTIIAATGLLLDSAATIIGAMVVAPLMGPAISASVGTILDHPQMRKRGVRLQVTGLLAAVVTAAVLGWLLQQTILIPPGLDIRTVPQVAERTSPNFLSLFLALGSGIAGALSIMRGSGSTLVGVAIAVALVPPAATSGLGIAFGLPGVAIAGFVLVVVNLLAINLSALLLFYLAGFKPLDSGQFEGVRSSVFSRIATIAIGIAVLSLVLGAVTFTTFQAQSFEQRTQAEMQKIFDEANIEGVELASVTVDYEPVDILLGNEPQVDVLVAVPRDLDVPPDIAQRFDDRLTQELGRDVVVRVGFIEAQVSEREDPRPPLGWPSISASAAPRPAI is encoded by the coding sequence ATGCGTCTGGTTCAAGTGTTGATCCCCGAAGGAAAGCGAGCCAGCGTCGTCGAGACGCTGGACGAGTTGGGGATCGACTACGCCCTGTTCGACGAGGTCGGACGAGGTGACTTCGAGGCGATGGTGCAGTACCCGGTACCGCCGAGCGGGGTCGAACCAGTGATGGAAGCGCTCGTCGACGCGGGAATTCGCGAAGACAGTTACACTATCGTCTTGCCGACGGAGACAGTCGTCTCCCAGCGACTCTCCGCGTTGGTCGAGCGGTTCCCCGGACTCCGCATCTCTCGTGAGGAACTGTACGCGCGGGCACAAGACCTCGCCCCAGCGAACTCGACGTTCTTCGCGTTCCTCATCCTCAGTACGATCATCGCAGCCACCGGACTCCTCCTCGACTCGGCGGCGACCATCATCGGTGCGATGGTCGTCGCACCCCTGATGGGCCCGGCTATCTCCGCGAGCGTGGGAACCATCCTCGACCACCCACAGATGAGGAAGCGCGGTGTCAGACTCCAGGTGACAGGCCTCCTCGCCGCCGTCGTGACCGCCGCAGTCCTCGGGTGGCTGTTACAACAGACGATCCTCATCCCGCCAGGCCTCGACATCCGGACGGTCCCACAGGTGGCCGAGCGAACGAGCCCGAACTTCCTGTCGTTGTTCCTGGCCCTCGGGTCGGGTATCGCCGGTGCGCTCAGTATTATGCGCGGGTCGGGGTCGACGCTGGTCGGCGTCGCCATCGCCGTCGCCCTCGTCCCGCCCGCTGCCACCTCCGGCCTCGGCATCGCGTTCGGCCTGCCCGGCGTCGCCATCGCGGGGTTCGTCCTCGTCGTCGTAAACCTCCTTGCGATCAACCTCTCGGCACTGTTGCTGTTCTACCTCGCGGGGTTCAAACCGCTCGACTCAGGGCAGTTCGAGGGAGTCAGATCGTCGGTGTTCTCACGGATCGCAACTATCGCTATCGGCATCGCAGTTCTCTCGCTGGTGCTCGGTGCGGTCACGTTCACCACCTTTCAAGCCCAGTCGTTCGAACAGCGAACCCAAGCGGAGATGCAGAAGATATTCGACGAGGCAAACATCGAGGGCGTCGAACTCGCCAGCGTCACCGTCGACTACGAACCAGTCGACATTCTTCTCGGGAATGAGCCGCAGGTCGACGTCCTCGTCGCCGTCCCGCGCGACCTCGACGTACCACCGGACATCGCACAGCGGTTCGACGACCGACTGACGCAGGAACTCGGGCGTGACGTGGTCGTTCGCGTGGGTTTCATCGAGGCACAGGTGTCGGAACGGGAGGATCCGCGACCGCCGCTTGGGTGGCCGTCCATCTCTGCGTCTGCTGCGCCTCGCCCTGCGATCTGA
- a CDS encoding HdeD family acid-resistance protein, with amino-acid sequence MSAETPVEAELAESDASLQYLLKNEGRNLMIVGGILGVLGIGAILFPLVSSLTIAVFFGAALTVAGFVHIAHAFSASGWKGALGEVILALVYLVAGIVMLVNPIVSLATLTLLVIGYFFVEGLVLLYFAWSLRNERGWLWSAGAGLLSLVLAGMLFAGFPSTAVWALGLLFGVNLLSTGVSMIVVGNGARTAQAETPSAAAA; translated from the coding sequence ATGTCCGCTGAAACTCCGGTAGAGGCCGAACTGGCTGAGTCCGACGCATCGCTCCAGTACCTGCTCAAGAACGAGGGCCGGAACCTGATGATCGTCGGCGGCATCCTGGGAGTCCTCGGGATCGGCGCAATCTTGTTCCCGTTGGTCTCGTCGCTGACGATTGCGGTGTTCTTCGGGGCCGCCCTGACGGTCGCAGGGTTCGTCCACATCGCCCACGCGTTCTCGGCGTCGGGATGGAAGGGCGCACTCGGTGAGGTGATCCTCGCGCTCGTGTACCTCGTCGCAGGGATCGTGATGCTCGTCAATCCGATCGTCTCGCTCGCGACGCTGACGCTGCTCGTGATCGGCTACTTCTTCGTTGAAGGGCTTGTCCTCCTGTACTTCGCGTGGTCGCTCCGAAACGAGCGCGGGTGGCTCTGGTCGGCCGGAGCGGGCCTACTCTCGCTGGTCCTCGCGGGGATGCTGTTCGCCGGGTTCCCGTCGACCGCGGTGTGGGCGCTGGGCCTGCTGTTCGGGGTCAACCTCCTCTCGACCGGCGTGTCGATGATCGTCGTGGGCAACGGCGCTCGCACGGCGCAGGCCGAGACGCCGAGCGCGGCCGCCGCCTGA
- a CDS encoding succinylglutamate desuccinylase/aspartoacylase family protein — translation MSDDGSFTYNGGRVGPGEQQNIRFVVSETYLGDPVRIPVTIINGERSGPTAFLSAAAHGDELNGIEVVREVAHEWDLSELSGTLICLPVLNVPGFLAQQRYLPVYDRDLNRSFPGAADSTSAKRMAARIYRNFIQPCDFGLDFHTSTRGRTNMIHARADMSDPAVERLARAYGTNVIIDSEGASGMLRTEAVVDDIAVITLEMGEAHRFQRDLIDEALTGVRSVFAEYGMLEAERVRWPGWRTVITDEREKTWLRADAGGMVDMHFEYGSLVHEGDTVCTITNPFKDDNVTVEAPFTGLLVGVLENPVVYPGNPLCHLVELDQRTRRVVELQQSPTGSIN, via the coding sequence ATGAGCGACGACGGGTCATTTACCTACAACGGCGGCAGGGTCGGCCCCGGCGAGCAACAGAACATACGGTTCGTGGTGTCGGAGACGTATCTCGGCGACCCCGTCCGTATTCCGGTGACGATCATCAACGGCGAACGATCTGGACCGACCGCGTTTCTCTCTGCGGCCGCCCACGGCGACGAACTCAACGGCATCGAGGTGGTGCGTGAGGTGGCACACGAGTGGGACCTCTCGGAGTTGTCGGGCACGCTCATCTGTCTACCCGTGTTGAACGTTCCGGGATTTCTCGCCCAGCAACGCTACCTCCCCGTGTACGACCGCGACCTGAATCGGTCGTTCCCCGGCGCGGCCGACTCGACGAGCGCCAAGCGGATGGCCGCGCGCATCTACCGCAACTTCATCCAACCGTGTGACTTCGGCCTCGACTTCCACACGTCGACGCGGGGACGGACGAATATGATCCACGCGCGGGCAGATATGAGCGACCCCGCGGTCGAACGCCTCGCGCGTGCGTACGGGACGAACGTCATCATCGACAGCGAGGGCGCGTCGGGGATGCTCCGCACGGAGGCGGTCGTCGACGACATCGCTGTCATCACCCTAGAGATGGGCGAGGCGCACCGCTTCCAACGCGACCTCATCGACGAGGCACTCACTGGCGTCCGGTCGGTGTTCGCAGAGTACGGGATGCTCGAAGCCGAGCGGGTCCGCTGGCCCGGGTGGCGGACCGTCATCACCGACGAACGGGAGAAGACGTGGCTCCGCGCCGACGCCGGCGGGATGGTGGATATGCACTTCGAGTACGGATCACTCGTCCACGAGGGCGACACCGTCTGTACGATCACGAACCCGTTCAAAGACGACAACGTGACCGTCGAAGCGCCGTTCACCGGCCTCCTCGTGGGCGTGTTGGAGAACCCGGTCGTCTACCCGGGAAACCCGCTGTGTCACCTCGTCGAACTCGACCAACGGACGCGGCGTGTGGTGGAACTCCAACAGAGTCCGACCGGGTCGATCAACTGA
- a CDS encoding RimK family alpha-L-glutamate ligase, whose translation MNDDSVRVGVLSLHTSKESKAICNAVEALGHEPEWLRRENAAISIEDDEVTVEPDVDVVANRMLLSNIEQPAEGLGLAHTFGRARPILNDPSAVLTAMHKFASAVALAEADLPVPDALLALSNDRLNDGRERFGDEGVYKTAIGTHGGGTWKIDLTEPVNPMVGNRQAFLQELIDRDDARHHDTRVYVVGDQVVGAMNRYAPDGDWRTNVALGGDVEDATESLDPEAREIALRASQTIGLDYAGVDLVEGYDGWYVLEVNPTAGFKGLFKASGRSPAPHIARLAIEKAGGTVDDDLVRELSSVLDDSTPACMPAQHRFNDGQIPIIGYIEEVHVAGTQGSTQAFAKSDTGATRSSIDTKLAAQIGAGPIKSMTRVKSGSVKSGKARPVVDLVVGIGGEQHTVTASVEDRSHMEYPVLLGRDILQHYRVDVQRRADDGANPDLDEEEEEGAEE comes from the coding sequence ATGAACGACGATTCGGTTCGTGTCGGGGTCCTCTCGCTCCACACGAGCAAGGAGTCGAAAGCAATCTGTAACGCCGTCGAGGCGCTGGGTCACGAACCGGAGTGGCTGCGGCGCGAGAACGCTGCCATCAGCATCGAAGACGACGAGGTCACCGTCGAACCGGACGTCGACGTCGTCGCCAACCGGATGCTCCTCTCGAACATCGAACAGCCCGCGGAGGGCCTCGGTCTCGCGCACACGTTCGGCCGTGCTCGACCCATCCTCAACGATCCCTCGGCCGTCCTGACGGCGATGCACAAGTTCGCCTCGGCGGTCGCGCTCGCGGAGGCGGACCTCCCGGTGCCGGACGCGCTGCTCGCGCTGTCGAACGATCGGCTCAACGATGGCCGCGAGCGCTTCGGCGACGAGGGTGTGTACAAGACCGCTATCGGAACTCACGGCGGCGGGACCTGGAAGATCGACCTCACCGAACCGGTAAACCCGATGGTCGGGAACCGACAGGCGTTCCTGCAGGAACTCATCGACCGCGACGACGCCCGCCACCACGATACGCGCGTGTACGTCGTCGGCGACCAGGTCGTCGGCGCGATGAACCGCTACGCCCCCGATGGCGACTGGCGCACCAACGTCGCCCTCGGCGGGGACGTGGAGGACGCCACCGAGTCGCTGGACCCCGAGGCACGCGAAATTGCGCTTCGCGCCTCCCAGACTATCGGCCTCGACTACGCCGGCGTCGACCTCGTCGAGGGGTACGACGGCTGGTACGTCCTCGAGGTCAACCCCACCGCCGGGTTCAAGGGACTGTTCAAGGCCAGCGGTCGCTCGCCTGCGCCCCACATTGCCCGTCTCGCCATCGAGAAGGCCGGCGGCACGGTCGACGACGACCTCGTGCGAGAACTGTCGTCGGTACTCGACGACTCGACGCCGGCGTGTATGCCCGCTCAACACCGCTTCAACGACGGACAGATCCCGATCATCGGCTACATCGAGGAGGTCCACGTCGCCGGGACGCAGGGGTCGACGCAGGCGTTCGCCAAATCCGACACGGGCGCGACCCGCTCTTCGATCGACACCAAACTCGCCGCCCAAATCGGCGCAGGTCCGATCAAGAGCATGACCCGCGTGAAGTCCGGGTCGGTCAAGTCGGGGAAGGCCCGTCCGGTCGTCGACCTCGTGGTCGGCATCGGCGGCGAACAGCACACGGTCACCGCCAGCGTCGAGGACCGCTCGCACATGGAGTACCCGGTGTTGCTCGGACGCGACATCCTCCAGCACTACCGCGTCGACGTCCAGCGTCGCGCGGACGATGGGGCCAATCCCGACCTCGACGAAGAAGAAGAGGAAGGCGCTGAGGAGTGA
- a CDS encoding DUF5786 family protein gives MGFGSYDESEQERQQNDGGEAGDGSTVDAHENDHDGKASFEAGASTDDLVSQLQDMKDDEDEDE, from the coding sequence ATGGGTTTCGGGAGCTACGACGAATCCGAGCAGGAGCGTCAACAGAACGACGGCGGCGAAGCCGGTGACGGGTCGACCGTGGACGCCCACGAGAACGACCACGACGGCAAGGCGAGTTTCGAGGCGGGTGCCTCGACGGACGACCTCGTCTCCCAACTGCAGGATATGAAAGACGACGAAGACGAAGACGAGTAA
- a CDS encoding archaellin/type IV pilin N-terminal domain-containing protein, translating into MFEFITDEEERGQVGIGTLIVFIAMVLVAAIAAGVLINTAGFLQSKSQETGQQSSKQVSNRLQEVATVGNVTSSDEVNIVNVTVTQAPGAGEIDVQNATVTWIGPTGTYQLQSTTSNYSTAGPDLSDGTYSYASVKNVAGNENVLNDPDDRLNLVFDVDAFAPNNLGEGDEVTIKINTMSGATTSIRFTVPESLGQKEAVEL; encoded by the coding sequence ATGTTCGAGTTCATTACGGACGAGGAAGAGCGCGGTCAGGTCGGTATCGGCACGCTCATCGTGTTCATCGCGATGGTGCTTGTGGCAGCAATCGCCGCCGGCGTGCTGATCAACACCGCTGGCTTCCTCCAGAGCAAGTCGCAGGAAACGGGTCAACAGAGCAGTAAGCAGGTTAGCAACCGCCTCCAGGAGGTTGCCACGGTCGGCAACGTTACGAGCAGCGATGAGGTCAACATCGTGAACGTGACGGTCACGCAGGCACCCGGTGCCGGTGAGATCGACGTACAGAACGCGACGGTAACGTGGATCGGTCCGACGGGGACGTACCAGTTACAGTCGACCACGTCGAACTACAGTACCGCTGGTCCAGACCTGAGTGACGGTACGTACTCGTACGCGTCGGTCAAGAACGTCGCCGGTAACGAGAACGTGCTCAACGACCCCGACGACCGCTTGAACCTCGTCTTCGATGTCGACGCGTTCGCACCGAACAACCTCGGCGAGGGCGACGAGGTCACGATCAAGATCAACACGATGTCCGGCGCGACCACGAGCATCCGCTTCACGGTCCCCGAATCGCTCGGGCAGAAGGAAGCCGTCGAACTGTAA
- a CDS encoding DNA-3-methyladenine glycosylase family protein, translated as MPVDADTDAFDDLAPTDRAALDALRADDLLGPVVERHGPLTIQPADDPFERLVVSILRQQVSMASAEATRERLFDAVEVTPEGVLAAEESTLKDAGLSRQKTRYVRNVADAFADHGWDRESFAEMTDDEVRTKLTAITGVGEWTANMQLLFTLGRPDVFPVGDLGIRKGMEELFGREMSRGEMTEAAERWAPYRSYASLYLWRAKEDIAATVDEVIETAGDDA; from the coding sequence ATGCCCGTCGACGCCGACACAGACGCCTTCGACGACCTCGCACCCACCGACCGTGCGGCACTCGATGCACTTCGTGCGGACGACCTGCTCGGTCCGGTCGTCGAGCGACACGGCCCGTTGACCATCCAGCCTGCGGACGACCCGTTCGAGCGACTCGTCGTGTCGATCCTGCGCCAGCAGGTGTCGATGGCCTCGGCGGAGGCGACGCGCGAGCGCCTGTTCGACGCCGTCGAGGTGACCCCCGAGGGCGTCCTCGCGGCCGAGGAGTCGACGCTGAAAGACGCCGGCCTGTCGCGGCAGAAGACCCGCTACGTCCGAAATGTCGCCGATGCGTTCGCAGACCACGGCTGGGACCGGGAATCGTTCGCGGAGATGACCGACGACGAGGTCCGCACGAAACTCACCGCCATCACCGGCGTCGGCGAGTGGACCGCGAATATGCAGTTGCTGTTCACGCTTGGCCGCCCCGACGTGTTCCCCGTGGGCGACCTCGGGATCAGAAAGGGGATGGAGGAGTTGTTCGGCCGCGAGATGTCGCGTGGTGAGATGACCGAAGCGGCCGAGCGATGGGCGCCGTACCGGAGTTACGCCTCGCTGTACCTGTGGCGAGCGAAAGAAGATATCGCGGCGACCGTCGACGAGGTCATCGAAACTGCCGGAGACGACGCGTAA